The segment CGCCTACCACATCCGTGTTCGTGTAAACGCGGAAATGCTGATTGATGAAAAGATCTTGCACTCTCTCGGCCGCTTCCACATCCAAGCAAGCAGCAGTAACCGTTGTAGGCTGCCTTAGGCTTACTTCTTCGGCGTGACTCGGTCCCGATAGAACTACCACCGCTTTGCGGACAGATTCAGGCAATTCTTCTTCAATAACCTCTGAGACCCTCAAGTGAGTATCCGGCTCAATCCCTTTACTGACATGAACGAACAAAGTAGGACTGGATAGATACCCTTTTACTTGCTGACAAACTTCCCTCATCGCTTTTGTTGGCACGGCAAGCACAACGGCCTCTACCCCGCTGACCGCTTCTTCCATAGAAGTGTACCCAACTATCTTATCTGAAAGGATGATTTTCTTTAAATATTTCTCATTTGTATGATATTGATTTATTTCATCGATTTGAGCTTGTTTATGTCCCCAAAGACGGACTTCATGGTTATTATCAGCAAGGACGATTGCAAGGGCAGTTCCCCAGCTTCCTGCTCCTAAAACAGCTACCTTTTTCACTAACTCACTCCTCCCTGTTATTTACGTGGACGTG is part of the Sutcliffiella sp. FSL R7-0096 genome and harbors:
- a CDS encoding NAD(P)H-dependent glycerol-3-phosphate dehydrogenase — translated: MKKVAVLGAGSWGTALAIVLADNNHEVRLWGHKQAQIDEINQYHTNEKYLKKIILSDKIVGYTSMEEAVSGVEAVVLAVPTKAMREVCQQVKGYLSSPTLFVHVSKGIEPDTHLRVSEVIEEELPESVRKAVVVLSGPSHAEEVSLRQPTTVTAACLDVEAAERVQDLFINQHFRVYTNTDVVGVEIGGSLKNIIALGAGITDGLGYGDNAKAALITRGLAEIARLGSCLGANPLTFLGLTGMGDLIVTCTSVHSRNWRAGNMLGKGLKLDEVLENMGMVVEGVRTTKAAYQLSQKLQVKMPLTSALYHVLFDGVDPKDAVDELMSRSKTTELDDLAQLLGDRI